The following proteins are encoded in a genomic region of Paenibacillus sp. FSL R7-0273:
- a CDS encoding TetR/AcrR family transcriptional regulator gives MVDINRMNVYYRRMRHKDENKSERIFNASIQLINELGLSEASMSKIAKKAGVSASTIYVYFENKEDMLNKLYLSIKKEMSLEVFYDYNESMPLKTAFEHALGKYIDFVLTHKDEFLFLEQFSNSPLLDKLSRNEGLEYFEPLIKLFEKGKSQNVFKQVDTSLLHMFMFNPVMQYVKEYFGGRLEFKQESLNEIVQMTWDALKA, from the coding sequence ATGGTTGACATTAATCGAATGAACGTTTATTATAGACGCATGAGACATAAAGATGAGAATAAAAGTGAGCGTATTTTTAATGCTTCGATCCAGTTGATCAATGAACTGGGTTTATCGGAAGCTTCGATGTCCAAAATCGCAAAAAAAGCCGGTGTATCTGCTTCGACGATTTACGTATACTTTGAAAATAAGGAGGATATGCTGAATAAATTATATTTGAGTATCAAAAAGGAAATGAGCTTGGAAGTGTTCTATGATTACAATGAATCTATGCCATTAAAAACGGCATTTGAGCATGCCTTAGGAAAGTATATCGACTTTGTTTTGACGCATAAAGATGAGTTCTTATTTCTGGAGCAATTTTCAAATTCACCACTACTTGATAAATTGTCCCGTAATGAGGGATTAGAATATTTTGAACCTCTCATTAAATTATTTGAAAAGGGCAAAAGTCAGAATGTTTTCAAACAAGTGGACACGAGCCTGCTCCATATGTTTATGTTCAACCCGGTGATGCAATATGTTAAAGAATATTTTGGTGGCCGATTAGAATTTAAACAAGAAAGCTTGAACGAGATTGTTCAAATGACCTGGGATGCTTTAAAAGCTTAA
- a CDS encoding DUF3737 family protein gives MHLIEKGIFKGERPLYKIANTEIKHSEFLAGESAVKESRNLKVADCSFFGKYPFWHNQDIDIQDSYFSDGSRAAIWYSSHVQMTNCRVDAPKIFRDARNITIHKTVMDTNETLWDCENVIISNSEFKGNYLLLHASNIELDHFKLDGDYSFQHVKKGIVRNSVILSKDAFWNTEDITVYDSVLEGEYLGWYSKNLKLVNCKIIGTQPLCYAENLILENCEMIDTDLSFEYSTVHATILNTIDSVKNPISGMIRAEGIRELILDDPELDFSSTQINTGIDTKELEEAILEV, from the coding sequence ATGCATTTGATTGAAAAAGGAATATTCAAAGGCGAGCGCCCTTTATATAAGATTGCTAATACGGAAATTAAGCATAGTGAGTTTTTGGCTGGAGAATCAGCAGTAAAAGAGAGTCGGAATTTGAAAGTGGCAGATTGTAGTTTTTTTGGTAAATATCCGTTCTGGCATAACCAAGACATAGACATACAGGACAGTTATTTCTCGGATGGCAGCCGGGCAGCGATATGGTACAGCAGCCACGTCCAGATGACCAATTGCAGAGTGGATGCGCCTAAGATTTTTAGGGATGCACGAAACATCACGATTCACAAGACAGTTATGGATACGAATGAGACCTTATGGGACTGTGAAAATGTTATAATCTCAAATTCTGAATTCAAGGGGAATTACTTACTACTGCACGCCTCCAATATAGAACTTGATCATTTTAAATTAGACGGTGACTACTCCTTCCAGCATGTTAAAAAAGGTATTGTGCGTAATAGTGTGATCTTATCAAAAGATGCCTTTTGGAATACAGAGGATATTACGGTCTATGATTCGGTTTTAGAGGGCGAGTACCTAGGTTGGTATTCCAAAAATTTAAAACTGGTTAACTGTAAAATTATTGGCACACAGCCCTTATGTTATGCAGAGAACCTTATCCTTGAAAACTGCGAAATGATTGATACGGACTTGTCTTTCGAGTATTCGACTGTACATGCAACCATTTTAAACACCATAGACAGCGTTAAGAATCCAATCAGCGGTATGATCAGGGCAGAAGGTATTAGAGAACTCATTTTAGACGATCCAGAGCTTGATTTTTCCAGTACACAAATTAATACCGGGATAGACACTAAGGAATTAGAGGAGGCCATCCTTGAAGTATGA
- a CDS encoding MalY/PatB family protein: MKYEFDQLINRRNTNSVKWDSTPENILPMWLADMDFRTATPIIQALEKRVQHGIFGYASIPDAYYEAEVSWCVKRHAFKIKKEWIEVTTGVIPALSAIVKAFTEPGDKVLIQSPVYNYFNSSIINNRCDVIRNELKYNGASYEIDFEDFERKAADEKVKMFILCNPHNPVGRVWTSSELLRVGEICLKHNVLVVVDEIHRDLIYRGSKHIPFASMNEAFLMNSITCTAPSKPFNLAGLKTSNIIVANEEYRKKVNRSLNDNEAIEPNAFGIEALIAAYNQGEEWLDQLMDYLQGNRDTLISFINERIPQLKVIIPEATYLVWMDCSSLGIGSEELCNKIFEEGFLRINNGHTYGDTGDGFIRMNIACPRALLIEGLERLERVVKSLHLNN, from the coding sequence TTGAAGTATGAATTTGATCAGTTAATCAACAGAAGAAATACAAATAGCGTGAAATGGGATTCTACTCCAGAAAATATCTTGCCCATGTGGCTAGCGGATATGGATTTCCGGACAGCAACTCCAATCATTCAGGCACTCGAAAAGCGAGTCCAGCATGGAATTTTCGGTTATGCCAGTATCCCAGATGCTTATTATGAAGCAGAGGTGAGTTGGTGTGTGAAGAGACATGCTTTCAAAATAAAGAAAGAATGGATAGAAGTCACTACGGGCGTTATTCCAGCGCTTTCGGCGATTGTGAAGGCTTTTACAGAACCTGGAGATAAGGTGCTGATTCAATCCCCTGTCTACAATTACTTTAACAGTTCTATTATAAATAACCGCTGTGATGTTATTCGTAATGAACTGAAGTACAATGGGGCGTCATATGAAATTGATTTTGAAGATTTTGAACGGAAGGCCGCAGACGAAAAAGTGAAGATGTTCATCCTTTGCAATCCTCATAACCCTGTTGGAAGAGTGTGGACCAGCAGTGAGTTGCTGCGCGTAGGTGAAATATGTTTGAAACATAATGTCCTTGTTGTTGTTGATGAAATTCACCGGGACCTGATCTATAGAGGGAGCAAACATATTCCGTTTGCATCAATGAATGAAGCATTTTTGATGAATTCCATCACCTGCACAGCTCCCAGTAAACCTTTTAACCTTGCCGGCCTCAAAACATCAAATATTATCGTGGCCAATGAGGAATACAGAAAAAAAGTAAACCGGTCGCTCAACGATAATGAAGCCATTGAACCAAATGCTTTTGGAATTGAAGCCCTGATTGCTGCCTACAATCAGGGAGAAGAGTGGCTGGATCAATTAATGGATTATCTTCAAGGGAACCGGGATACCTTAATCTCATTTATCAATGAGCGTATTCCACAACTGAAGGTCATTATTCCTGAAGCTACTTATCTGGTCTGGATGGATTGCAGCAGTCTTGGTATCGGCTCTGAAGAGCTCTGCAACAAGATTTTTGAAGAAGGCTTCCTAAGAATCAACAATGGTCATACCTATGGTGATACAGGTGATGGTTTTATCCGGATGAATATTGCTTGCCCGAGAGCTTTATTGATAGAGGGACTGGAGAGGTTAGAACGTGTTGTGAAATCATTACATTTGAACAACTGA
- a CDS encoding flavodoxin encodes MKTVLTSIFSLLMLFSLAACGSGNSTETVSSTEVSLPSTAPTSAPAGAGSSESSGEQQPEGGNGKTLIAYFSRVGTSSLSEDVDAVTSASLRIGDEGWIGNTEVVVDMVQNVVEGDEFQIVTVEPYPGDYEETTDLALEEQKADARPELATHVENMDEYDVIFLGYPNWWGTIPMPVYTFLEEYDFSGKTIIPFITHDGSRLGRSVNDIRELTPGATILEGLAVHGNRVEDAQDEVDAWLQEIGYLN; translated from the coding sequence TTGAAAACAGTATTAACGTCTATATTTTCGTTGCTGATGTTATTTTCTCTGGCCGCCTGTGGGAGTGGTAATAGCACTGAAACGGTAAGTAGCACTGAAGTTAGCCTGCCATCGACAGCCCCAACCTCTGCCCCGGCCGGGGCCGGAAGTAGCGAGTCCAGTGGAGAACAACAGCCGGAAGGTGGAAACGGTAAAACGCTTATAGCCTATTTCTCCCGCGTGGGAACTTCCTCCCTCAGCGAAGACGTAGATGCCGTCACTTCTGCGAGCTTAAGAATTGGCGATGAAGGATGGATTGGAAATACAGAAGTGGTTGTAGATATGGTACAGAATGTTGTTGAAGGCGATGAGTTCCAGATTGTTACAGTCGAACCCTACCCTGGGGATTACGAAGAAACGACAGATTTGGCGCTGGAGGAGCAAAAGGCGGACGCTAGACCGGAACTGGCAACCCATGTAGAAAATATGGATGAGTATGATGTGATATTCCTTGGTTATCCCAATTGGTGGGGGACGATACCAATGCCCGTATATACATTTTTAGAGGAATATGATTTCTCCGGAAAAACCATCATTCCTTTCATCACTCACGATGGTAGTCGTCTTGGACGAAGTGTTAACGACATCCGCGAGCTTACTCCTGGGGCTACTATTTTAGAGGGTCTTGCCGTTCACGGAAATCGTGTAGAAGATGCACAAGATGAAGTGGACGCATGGTTACAAGAAATTGGGTACTTGAATTGA
- a CDS encoding DUF4405 domain-containing protein, with the protein MIKPKMIIRLSIDTLMTVLFIIMMAYRLTGNTAHEWTGMTLFTLFIIHNVLNLNWYKAIFKGKYSVVRVIRTAVNLLLLLAMVGMMVSGLIISQTVFSLIPFIGIDFGRKLHHLSAYWGFILMSIHLGLHWVMIMGAARRMRKSPKATRTLVLSLRLIAAIIAGYGLYAFFKREIGQYLVLYYSYSFWDYEQLAVLFFIDFITIMGLCVFITYYVMKRVQKSKR; encoded by the coding sequence TTGATAAAACCCAAAATGATCATTCGATTATCTATCGATACCCTTATGACTGTGTTGTTTATAATCATGATGGCTTATCGTTTGACGGGTAATACTGCCCATGAATGGACGGGCATGACTTTATTCACCCTGTTTATCATTCATAATGTACTGAACTTGAATTGGTATAAGGCCATTTTTAAAGGGAAATATTCGGTAGTTCGTGTCATTCGTACTGCGGTCAATCTTTTGCTCTTACTCGCTATGGTGGGCATGATGGTGAGTGGACTTATCATCTCACAAACCGTTTTTTCCTTGATTCCATTCATAGGTATTGATTTTGGCCGAAAGCTGCATCATTTGTCAGCCTACTGGGGATTTATACTGATGTCCATTCATCTTGGGCTACACTGGGTGATGATTATGGGGGCAGCACGGAGGATGAGAAAAAGTCCAAAAGCAACTAGGACACTGGTTCTCAGCCTTCGCCTGATTGCTGCAATTATTGCTGGCTATGGCTTGTACGCTTTTTTCAAGAGGGAAATTGGTCAATATCTGGTCTTATACTATTCGTATTCCTTCTGGGATTATGAGCAGCTGGCTGTACTCTTTTTCATAGATTTTATAACCATCATGGGACTATGTGTCTTTATTACGTACTACGTTATGAAGCGCGTTCAAAAAAGCAAAAGGTAA
- a CDS encoding NADH-dependent flavin oxidoreductase, whose translation MNAKYTKLLETLTLNNGITLRNRVVMSPMTTWASNDDYTISDEEVKYYQKRVKGVGLVITGCTHVQPNGIGFTHEFAAYDDTFIPSLRKLAAAAKSGGAPAVLQIFHAGNKALPMLTPNGDVVSSSAVETEATAFAPSVTPRALSHDEILEVIHAFGETTRRAIEAGFDGVEIHGAHGFLLQNFFSPFFNRREDQWGGSLENRLRFPLAVIQEMKAVIQKHATKPFIFGYRISPDEPMEGGLRMKDTYTLIDRMIEEGVDYVHASLVDARSSKPVDSQDEKTYLELLVEHVNGRLPLLAAGSMVTPDDVAAALDKGLTLAAVGHGLIMNPDWVEKIENGKEAELETAIKISKVSELELPEKLWNAIQASGPWFKIED comes from the coding sequence ATGAACGCAAAATATACCAAGCTACTTGAAACCCTTACCCTTAACAATGGAATCACCCTTAGAAATCGAGTGGTTATGTCGCCGATGACTACCTGGGCCAGTAATGACGATTACACGATTTCAGATGAAGAAGTGAAATATTATCAAAAAAGAGTAAAGGGTGTTGGTCTGGTTATTACGGGATGTACGCATGTCCAACCCAATGGTATAGGTTTTACACATGAATTTGCAGCTTATGACGATACATTTATTCCGAGTTTACGGAAATTGGCGGCTGCAGCGAAAAGTGGCGGAGCTCCTGCAGTACTTCAGATCTTCCACGCAGGGAACAAGGCGCTGCCGATGCTGACTCCAAATGGAGATGTAGTAAGTTCCAGCGCTGTCGAGACTGAAGCTACAGCATTTGCTCCTTCCGTTACACCGAGAGCTCTTTCACACGATGAAATACTGGAAGTGATTCATGCGTTTGGAGAAACAACAAGACGTGCCATTGAGGCAGGATTTGACGGCGTTGAGATTCATGGCGCACATGGATTTTTACTACAGAACTTCTTTTCGCCATTCTTCAACAGACGTGAAGATCAATGGGGAGGTTCATTAGAGAATCGCTTGCGGTTCCCGTTAGCAGTCATTCAGGAAATGAAAGCAGTAATTCAAAAGCATGCAACAAAACCGTTTATTTTCGGGTACCGGATTTCTCCTGACGAACCCATGGAAGGTGGTCTGCGAATGAAGGATACCTACACATTGATTGACCGTATGATTGAAGAGGGTGTGGATTATGTACATGCTTCACTCGTAGATGCACGCTCGTCAAAGCCGGTTGATAGTCAGGACGAAAAAACTTACCTTGAATTACTTGTGGAGCATGTAAACGGCAGATTGCCTCTATTGGCTGCTGGTTCTATGGTGACTCCAGATGATGTTGCAGCAGCATTAGACAAAGGTCTAACCTTGGCAGCGGTTGGACATGGGTTAATCATGAATCCAGACTGGGTGGAAAAGATTGAAAATGGAAAAGAAGCTGAACTTGAGACTGCCATTAAGATTTCAAAAGTAAGTGAGCTTGAACTTCCGGAAAAACTTTGGAATGCAATTCAGGCTTCGGGCCCATGGTTTAAGATTGAAGACTAA
- a CDS encoding NAD(P)H oxidoreductase: MKTLVVIAHPRTDSLTWSLTKKMVEGLSHSGHKYEILDLYAENFNPLLQPIDEPDFGNSDKGYSKEVQREMERIKRHDAIIFVFPVWWHSTPAILKGYIDRVFNNGFAYGTNKLPIEKIRWIAIAADSRYGFKKRGYQLMMEHHLNIGIADYVGVPDSEIHFLYNSLGGENVQSNDELTAHFEQLHSDAYAIGKDF, from the coding sequence ATGAAGACACTAGTAGTAATAGCTCATCCGCGAACAGATTCGTTGACATGGAGCTTGACAAAAAAGATGGTCGAAGGATTATCACACAGTGGACATAAATATGAAATATTAGATTTGTATGCTGAAAATTTCAATCCGCTTTTGCAACCGATTGATGAACCCGATTTTGGGAATTCTGATAAAGGGTATTCGAAAGAAGTCCAGCGAGAGATGGAACGTATTAAGAGGCATGATGCAATTATTTTTGTTTTCCCTGTATGGTGGCACAGCACACCTGCGATATTAAAAGGCTACATTGATCGGGTATTCAATAATGGTTTCGCATATGGGACAAACAAATTGCCGATTGAAAAGATAAGATGGATTGCCATTGCCGCGGATTCAAGATATGGATTCAAAAAACGAGGATATCAATTAATGATGGAGCACCATCTAAATATCGGAATTGCGGATTATGTTGGTGTGCCCGATTCAGAGATTCACTTTCTGTATAATTCCCTGGGTGGCGAAAATGTCCAATCGAATGATGAATTAACTGCTCATTTTGAACAACTGCACTCCGATGCTTATGCAATAGGAAAAGATTTTTAA
- a CDS encoding SDR family oxidoreductase has product MSDIQDKIVIITGASSGIGEATAKELASKGAKLVLAARREDRLQKLQQEIENNGGQAVYKVTDVASHEQMEELAEYTLKEFGKIDVLVNNAGVMPLSPVHEKKINEWNAMIDINIKGVLFGIAAVLPSMRERKLGHIINVSSIAGHLVFPASAIYSGTKFAVRAITEGLRIEECGNNIRTTIISPGSIDTELTQAISGVDLKSAIDEDMKIAIKPSSIARAIAFAIEQPADVAVNEMIVRPTIQQL; this is encoded by the coding sequence ATGTCCGATATCCAAGATAAGATTGTAATTATTACAGGTGCCTCCAGTGGCATTGGTGAAGCAACTGCAAAAGAACTGGCATCGAAGGGAGCTAAGTTGGTTCTTGCGGCTCGACGCGAAGATCGTTTGCAAAAGCTGCAGCAGGAGATCGAAAATAACGGTGGACAGGCTGTTTATAAAGTGACGGATGTTGCCTCCCATGAACAAATGGAAGAGTTAGCCGAGTACACTCTTAAAGAGTTTGGAAAAATAGATGTATTGGTCAACAATGCAGGAGTAATGCCGCTATCCCCTGTTCATGAGAAGAAAATTAATGAATGGAATGCAATGATTGACATTAATATCAAAGGTGTACTGTTTGGGATTGCTGCTGTTCTTCCATCGATGAGAGAACGCAAACTAGGGCATATCATTAACGTTTCCTCTATTGCAGGCCACTTAGTATTCCCTGCCAGTGCCATATATAGTGGTACAAAATTTGCTGTGCGTGCCATTACTGAAGGCCTCCGTATCGAGGAGTGCGGCAACAATATTCGTACGACCATTATTTCGCCGGGATCTATTGACACTGAATTAACTCAAGCCATTTCAGGTGTGGATTTAAAGTCTGCTATTGATGAGGATATGAAAATTGCAATAAAGCCGTCCAGCATTGCTCGTGCCATTGCTTTTGCCATTGAACAACCGGCAGATGTAGCTGTTAATGAAATGATTGTTCGTCCAACTATTCAACAACTCTAA
- a CDS encoding SDR family NAD(P)-dependent oxidoreductase, whose amino-acid sequence MTNKKVWFITGAGRGMGVDIAKAALAAGHQVVATGRNTDKVTQAIGASDNLLVVQLDVTKLSDAETAVKAATDKFGRIDVLVNNAANFYAGYFEELSPAQIEKQINTNLIGPMNVTRAVLPVMRKARSGHIISISSLAGLIGQEFCAAYAASKFGLEGWMESLRFDVEPFGIHTTIVEPGFFRTELLEPESTNWPELSIDDYAERTKQTRAIWESMNGKQGGDPTKLAKALLTIASEKKPPLRWIAGADGIAAYEQKLVELQEQINAYRDLSTSLSYE is encoded by the coding sequence ATGACAAATAAAAAAGTATGGTTTATTACAGGTGCAGGACGCGGTATGGGTGTAGATATTGCAAAGGCCGCTCTGGCAGCCGGTCATCAGGTTGTCGCAACAGGCCGTAACACAGACAAGGTTACTCAAGCAATCGGAGCGTCGGACAATCTTTTGGTCGTTCAACTTGATGTGACCAAACTGTCAGATGCTGAGACAGCTGTCAAGGCAGCTACAGATAAATTTGGTCGTATTGATGTATTAGTTAATAACGCTGCTAACTTCTATGCGGGTTACTTTGAAGAATTAAGCCCGGCTCAGATTGAGAAACAGATTAACACTAATCTAATCGGTCCGATGAATGTTACACGAGCTGTGCTGCCTGTCATGCGTAAAGCTCGCTCTGGTCACATTATCTCGATTTCTTCGCTTGCCGGTCTAATTGGTCAAGAGTTCTGTGCTGCATATGCTGCTTCCAAGTTCGGTCTCGAAGGTTGGATGGAGTCTTTACGCTTTGACGTGGAGCCTTTTGGTATTCATACCACTATCGTTGAGCCTGGTTTCTTCCGAACTGAGCTACTGGAACCAGAGTCAACCAATTGGCCAGAGCTGAGCATCGATGACTATGCTGAGCGTACGAAACAGACTCGAGCTATTTGGGAGTCCATGAACGGTAAGCAAGGTGGCGATCCAACGAAGCTTGCAAAAGCACTCCTTACCATTGCAAGCGAGAAGAAGCCGCCACTACGTTGGATTGCTGGTGCAGATGGGATTGCAGCTTATGAGCAAAAGCTGGTGGAACTTCAGGAACAGATTAATGCTTATCGTGACCTGTCGACTAGCCTTTCGTACGAATAA
- a CDS encoding TVP38/TMEM64 family protein — MWFLDFFAEDMLECFVACCEVTCAGGITNELERRDLKKWVLLSVNIFIIVIILVKKDMLYAWISANNTAYFPLVFIMVTMLAIFPFIPFGIIGGLMGAKYGLVWGSIVNIAASTLASIIVYVLATTILHTWGSRLLIKYSFVEKLQVMISRHLFWTVLIARIIPIFPAVAINVYAGVFKLRFSIFILATLLGKIPAMLVFAYVGDGIWSNKSNWTQIILIYGAFLLFLFLIYRIGGLFSIKKGKRI; from the coding sequence TTGTGGTTTCTGGATTTCTTTGCTGAAGATATGCTAGAATGTTTTGTTGCTTGTTGTGAAGTGACTTGCGCAGGTGGCATTACCAATGAATTGGAGAGAAGAGATTTGAAAAAATGGGTACTGCTTAGTGTGAATATATTTATTATAGTGATCATCTTAGTGAAAAAAGACATGTTATATGCATGGATCAGTGCGAATAATACAGCATACTTTCCTCTGGTATTTATTATGGTGACGATGCTTGCTATTTTCCCCTTTATTCCCTTTGGTATTATCGGTGGCCTAATGGGAGCGAAATATGGTCTAGTCTGGGGGAGTATTGTAAACATAGCTGCATCAACACTAGCCTCAATAATTGTTTATGTTTTGGCTACTACCATTTTACATACATGGGGAAGCCGGTTGCTCATTAAGTATTCGTTCGTGGAGAAGCTGCAAGTAATGATTAGTCGCCATCTGTTCTGGACTGTGCTTATAGCACGAATCATTCCTATTTTCCCGGCTGTTGCAATTAATGTGTATGCTGGCGTATTTAAACTTAGATTTAGCATATTTATACTTGCTACGTTATTAGGTAAGATTCCAGCTATGCTTGTTTTTGCCTACGTAGGGGATGGAATTTGGTCCAACAAATCCAATTGGACACAGATTATTTTAATTTATGGTGCGTTCTTGCTGTTTTTATTTCTGATTTATCGAATTGGAGGTTTATTTAGTATAAAAAAAGGGAAGAGAATATAA
- a CDS encoding ASCH domain-containing protein codes for MKVLLSIKPEYVEKIFSGEKKYEYRKVIFKKDVDIIVVYSTMPEGLIVGEFKIDSILFDSPEMIWSETKEYAGVSDLFFNQYFANRQEGYAIKILEPVRYEKPIDPKLEFNSFHAPQSFCYLS; via the coding sequence ATGAAAGTCTTGTTATCGATTAAACCTGAATATGTGGAAAAAATTTTTAGCGGAGAAAAAAAATATGAATATCGTAAAGTTATTTTTAAAAAAGATGTAGATATAATTGTTGTATATTCAACAATGCCAGAAGGGCTAATCGTTGGAGAATTTAAAATTGATTCTATTTTGTTTGATAGTCCCGAAATGATTTGGAGCGAAACAAAAGAATACGCTGGCGTAAGTGATTTGTTCTTTAATCAATACTTTGCGAATAGACAAGAGGGTTATGCAATTAAAATACTTGAACCAGTACGGTATGAAAAACCTATAGATCCTAAACTCGAATTTAATTCCTTCCATGCCCCTCAATCATTTTGTTATTTGTCGTAG